GTCGTTCCGCGCGTGTGCCACCGGACACTTTTCCCCTTACCGTGCGGCTTCCGTCAGCGACTGCGGCTGCGACCGATTAGCGGCCGCAGTCTATGATTTTCCGGAATTTTTCAAACACTTTGCCGTCTGACTCCGTTTTTGCCGGTTCGTACCGCTTGAGTTTTTCCGTTTTTCGCAGCAGCGCGCGTCCGGCGGCGATATCCGGAATGTCGCCCAGCGCCGTAAGCTGAATAAGTATGTTTCCGAGCGCGGTCGCTTCCACCGGACCCGCTACGACGGGTATACCGCAGAAATCCGCCGTAGTCTGACATAAAAAGCGGTCGCGGCAGCCGCCGCCGAGCACGTGCAGCCGCTCGAACCGTTTTCCGGTCGTTTCGGAAAGCTGTTCGAGCGCCGACCGGTATTTAAACGCCAGACTTTCGTATACGCAGCGCATGATTTCTCCCGGACTGCGCGGAACGTACTGTCCCGTCTTGCGGCAGAATTCCCGGATCCGTTCGGGAACGTCGCCCGGCGGTGCGAACGACGGGTCGTCGGGGTCTATGCAGCAGCGCGCACCCGGCGCTTCCCGTGCGAGCGCTTCCAAATCCGCGAACGAATACGTCGTACCTTGCCGCTTCCATTCGCGCCGGCTTTCCTGTATGAGCCATAAGCCTATAATGTTTTTCAGATAGTTGATTTTTCCGTTCGCGCCGCATTCGTTGGACAGTTCCCGCTCCATGCTCGTTTCCGTCAGCACGGGCGCGTCGAGTTCCGTTCCGATGAGACTCCAGGTTCCGCACGAAAGGAACGCGACCTTTTCCGCTTTTACCG
This sequence is a window from Treponema brennaborense DSM 12168. Protein-coding genes within it:
- a CDS encoding rhamnulokinase: MSSVLAFDFGASGGRAVKATYRSGTLEYEEIHRFEKKPVEENGTLCWDFGALLAEVRTGIQKAGRVDSIGFDTWGVDFGLLGKDGALLARPVHYRDKRTAGLPAKTESVMPGKTLYAATGNQIMNINTLFQLVALKEQDPALFARADRLLFMPDLFAYSLCGNAVCERSIASTSQMFNPATREWSAEVLSAFGIPETLFAPLAESGTVAGTYDGMKIISVAGHDTQCAVAAIPAVKAEKVAFLSCGTWSLIGTELDAPVLTETSMERELSNECGANGKINYLKNIIGLWLIQESRREWKRQGTTYSFADLEALAREAPGARCCIDPDDPSFAPPGDVPERIREFCRKTGQYVPRSPGEIMRCVYESLAFKYRSALEQLSETTGKRFERLHVLGGGCRDRFLCQTTADFCGIPVVAGPVEATALGNILIQLTALGDIPDIAAGRALLRKTEKLKRYEPAKTESDGKVFEKFRKIIDCGR